The window AACGACATCATGGCGCTGCGGCAGCCGGGGGCGTTGGAGGCGGTCGCCCGGAGCGATGTCGCGGTGTGTCTGATGCACATGCAGGGCGAGCCGCGCACGATGCAGCTCAATCCCACGTACAGCGATGTGGTCCGTGAAGTGAGAGACTTTCTTGCCGAGCGGATGGCGGCCGCCGAGGCGGCAGGCATTGCCCGGGAGCGCATCGTGGTCGATCCCGGATTCGGTTTCGGCAAGACGCGGTCCCACAATCTGGAGCTTTTCCGGAATCTACCAGCCTTTGCCGCGTTGGGCGCTCCGGTGCTGGTGGGGCTGTCGCGCAAATCGGTGCTCGGCAAGCTCACCGGCCGCGAGGTGGGTGAGCGTCTTGCCGCGAGCCTTGCCGCAGCGCTTCTGGCGGTGGAACGGGGCGCGAGCATCGTGCGGGTTCATGACGTCGCCGCCACGCGGGACGCGTTGGCCGTCCTGGCGGCGGTCTCCGGCTCCTGAACGGGCGAAATGGGTCTTCCTCCGGTTCCCACTTCGTTGCGGGTCACGAGGGCCGGTTGCGGCTGAATCGGAGTGACCGCAACATCTGCAAAAGACCCCGCCCTGCGACCTCTGCGGCTGGTGGCCGCCCTATGCACGGCGGAGATTCTCACCATGATCGGCGTGGCGGCCTTTGCCGCCCTGCTGCCGGAGTTTCGTGCGCAATGGCAGCTTTCCAACACGGAGGCCGGCTGGATCAGCGGGGTCTTTTTTGCCGGCTATGTGGCCGCAGTGCCGTTTCTGGTGGGGCTGACCGACCACCTGGATGCCCGGCGCATCTATCTGGTCTCGTGCGCCATCACGGCAGCCGCCAGCTTTCTGTTCGCCGCGTTCGCGGCGGGGTTCTGGTCGGCGCTGTTCGCCCGGGCGGTGGCGGGGGTAGGGCTTGCCGGCACCTACATGCCGGGGCTCAAAGCGCTCTCCGAGCGCATCGAAGGCGCCCACCAATCGCGGGCGGTCGCCTTCTACACTTCCAGCTTCGGCTTGGGAATCGCGCTCTCCTTTCTGCTGAGCGGCGAGGTCGGTACCCGCATCGGCTGGAGGGCCGCCTTCGTGCTGGCCGGCCTCTGTGCCGTGGCGGCATTGCTGATCGCGCACACGGTGCTCGAACCGCGGGGCGGGGGCCGCCCCTTCGTATTGCGCCTGCCCGACTTCCGGCCGGTGGTGAAGCGACCTGAAGTGCTCGGCTACTGCACTGCCTACGCAGTCCACAACTGGGAACTGTTCGCGCTGCGGTCGTGGGTGGTGGCGTTTCTCGGTTTCGTCGTCGAGCGCCATGCGGGCAGCGGCAGCCCGGTGAGCCCGACGATCGTGGCTACCGTGATGACGCTGGTGGGCATGCCTGCGAGCGTGCTGGGCAACGAGCTGGCGCTGCGCATCGGCCGCAGGCGCGCCGTCACCTGGGTGATGTCGATATCCGCAGCGGCTGCTGCGGTGGTGGGCTTTTCCTCTTTCCTGCCGCCGATGGCGGTGGCGGTCCTGCTGTGCGCCTACGCGATCGCAGTCAACGGCGATTCCGCTGCCTTGACCGCCGGCCTGCTGCAGGTGGCGCCCAGCCAGCACCGGGGGGCGGCGATGGCGCTGTACTCGAGCTGCGGCTTCGTCGGGGCGTTCCTCGGACCCCTGGTATTCGGTATGGCCCTCGATCTCGGAGCACCCAAGCCGGCGTTGGCATGGGGTTTGGCCTTCGTGTCCCTGGGCGCCGCGGTGGCTTTGGGGCCCGTCGCGCTCGCCTTAACGGCGCGCCGCAGCCCCTGTTGAGATTGTCCGCGGTCCTGGCGTGCGGTAGAGTGGTGCCGTTTTGTCTACCCCAGGCGGGCGCGGTTGATGAAACGCAAGTATTTTGGAACTGACGGGATACGGGGCCGGGTCGGCGAGCCGCCCATCACGCCCGAGATCGTGATGCGCCTGGGATACGCGGCGGGGAAGGCCCTGGTGGCCCGCTCTTCCTTGCCCAAGGGGGAGCGGCCGGCGGTACTGATCGGCAAGGACACGCGGATTTCCGGCTACATGTTGGAAGCCGCCCTGGAAGCGGGCTTCTCGGCCGCAGGGGTCGATGTAATGCTGTCCGGGCCCATGCCCACACCGGCCGTGGCGTACCTCACGCGGGCGTTACGCCTGCAGGCGGGAGTGGTCATCAGCGCGTCCCACAACCCGTACGACGACAACGGCATCAAGTTCTTCTCCGCCGATGGCTTCAAGCTCCCTGACGAGACGGAGCAGGCGATCGAAGCTGCCCTCGAGGAGCCCCTGGTGACCATGCCTTCGGCGGGACTGGGCAAGGCCCGGCGCATCCACGACGCGGCCGGGCGCTACATCGAGTTTTGCAAGAGCACCTTTCCCACCCGGCTCGACCTGCGGGGTGTCAGGCTGGTCGTCGATTGCGCCCATGGCGCCACTTACCATATCGCGCCCCACGTGTTCCACGAGCTGGGTGCCGAGGTGGTGGCCATCGGCGCGGAACCGGATGGTCTGAATATCAACCACGAGGTCGGAGCCTTGCACCCGCAGGCGCTCCAGCAGGCGGTCCGCCACCACGGTGCGGAGCTCGGCATTGCCTTTGACGGCGATGGCGACCGGGTCGTGATGTGCGACGCAGAGGGCCGGCTTTACGACGGGGATCAGCTTCTCTACGTCATCGCCCTGCTGCGGCTGGAATTGGGGTGCCTGGACGGCGGCGTGGCGGGTACCCTGATGACCAATTATGCCCTGGAGCGGGCGCTCGCCGAGCGGGGCATCCCCTTCAAGCGGGCGAACGTCGGCGACCGCTACGTGTTGGAGCTTCTCCAGCGGGAGGGCTGGGAGCTGGGCGGTGAGAACTCAGGCCACATCATCTGCCTCGACAAGCACACGACCGGAGACGGCATCGTATCGGCGCTGCAGGTGTTGCACGCGATCCGCCTGCGGGGGCAGGGTCTTGAGGCGCTGACCCGGGAGCTCGCGCTCTATCCCCAGGTGCTGGTCAACGTGCAGGTCAAGCGCGACTTCGATTTCCGCAACGATCCCCGGGTCAGGTCGGCGGTGACGGAGACCGAACGGCTCTTGAACGGGGACGGACGGGTGCTCCTGCGGGCGTCCGGGACGGAGCCGGTGATCCGGGTGATGGTGGAAGGCCGCTCCCGGGAGCAGGTCACCCGGCTCGCCCAAAGGCTTGCCGATGCGGTGCGTCAGGCGGCCGCCTGAGACCCTTCGCTCCAAAAACAACGGTTTAAAACTCAATGGAATGACAAAGGGCCTCGCGGCGTGGAGCGGCGAGGCTTCCGTCTGTCACGAAACTGTAACCGAGCATGGCTAAGATGCCGCTGTCGTCAGACGCGACCAACGAAGGAGAAGCCAATCATGCGCATTCCTTGTCAGTTCAAGTTGCTCGGTACCGTAGCGCTCCTGGCCGGCGCGCTGCTCGGCCCGCTCCCATCCGCCCGCGCGGCCGTCGTGAAGGTGGACGGCTCCAGCACGGTGTATCCGGTCACCGAAGCCGTGGCCGAAGAGTTTCAGGCGGCCACCAAGGGCAAGTACAAGGTTACTGTGGGCATTTCCGGCACCGGCGGCGGTTTCAAGAAATTCTGCCGCGGCGAGATTGACATTGCTGACGCTTCGCGTCCCATCAAGAAGAGCGAGATGGAAGCCTGCAGGCAGGCCGGTATCCAGTACATCGAATTGCCCGTGGCGTTTGATGCCCTGACCGTCGTGATTCACCCCAGCAACACCTGGGCGGAGAAAATGAAGCCGGAGCAACTCAAAGTGATCTGGGAGCCGGCAGCGCAGGGCAAGATCACGAGCTGGAGGCAGGTGGACCCTCGCTATCCCGACGAGCCGCTCAAGCTGTACGGCCCCGGCGCAGACTCCGGCACTTTCGAATATTTCACTGAGGCGATCGTCGGCAAAGCCAAGTCGAGCCGCGGCGACTATACGGCATCGGAAGACGACAATGTGCTGGTCCAGGGAGTATCTCGCGATAAAGGTGCTCTCGGCTACTTCGGCTACGCGTACTACGCAGAGAACCGCAATAAACTCAAGGCCGTGGCGGTCTGGAACGGCAAAGAGTACGTGCTGCCTTCCGAGAAGGCGGTGGAAGAGGGGACCTATCAGCCCCTTGCGCGGCCGATTTTCATCTACGTGAACGCCAAATCCCTTGACAAGCCCGAGGTCAAGCAGTTCGTCGAATTCTACATGAAGCAGGGACCCCAGCTCGTCAAGGAAGTGAAATACGTGCCCCTGCCGGCCAAGGTGTACGAAGCCAACATGAAAAACGTGCAGAGCAAGCGCCTCGGCACTGTCTTCGGCGGTAAGGAGGCTGTCGGCTTGAAGATCGAGGAGCTTGTCGCCAGAGAGGCTTCGCTCTAAACGGGCGCGGGCCTGGGAAAGCCGGGGGAAGGACAACCCCCGGTTTTTTTCTGCCGTGTCCAAACTGACATAAAATAACGGGGTTCCATCGTGACGATGAGTGCCGTGGCGACTCCCTCCACCGAATCCCAGACTGCGCGGGTGAGCGCTGGGCTCGCCCAGCGACGGCTGCGCAAGGTCAAAGAGAAGGTCATCGAGGCGATCCTGTTTCTCGCCGCCTGCACCGCCGTTGCCACCACGGTCGCGATCGTTGTCATCCTGCTCTGGGAGTCATCGGCCTTTTTCGAGCACGTTTCGATCGTTGAATTCTTGACCGACACCCAATGGACGCCGCTCTTTACCGAAAAGCACTTCGGGATTCTCCCGTTGCTTTCGGGGACGCTGGTGGTGGCGGGCGTGGCATTGGCGGTGGCCGTGCCGCTGGGAATCATCATCGCGCTGTATCTCAGTGAGTTCGCACCCCATTCGGTGCGCGAGACGGTCAAACCGTTCCTGGAAATGCTGGAGGGCGTCCCGACGGTGGTCTACGGCTATTTCGCCCTGCTGTTCGTGACGCCCCTGCTGCAGAAGATCTTGCCCGACTTGCCGGGCTTCAACATGCTCTCCCCAGGCATCGTGATCGGGATCATGATCATCCCCTACGTATCGTCGGTATCGGAGGACGCCATGCGGGCGGTGCCGATGGCGATGCGCGAAGGCTCGTACGCCATGGGGGCGACGCGATTCCAGACTGCAACCCGTGTGGTGTTGCCGGCCGCCTTCTCCGGCGTGGTCGCCTCCTTTATTCTCGGCATCTCGCGCGCCGTGGGCGAGACCATGGTGGTGGCGGTGGCGGCTGGGCAGCAGCCCAACTTCACCTGGAACCCGATGGAGCCAGCGGCGACCCTGACGGCCTATATCGTTCAGGTGAGCTTGGGTGATCTCCCCCACGGGTCCCTCGAGTATCAGACCATCTTCGCTGCCGGGATCACCCTGGTGTTCCTCACGCTCGGCTTCAACGTGCTCGGCCATTTCCTGCGTCAGCGGTTCCGGGAGATCTACTGATGGCTCAGCTTCACCCTCAGGACATCGATGCCCTGCGGCGGATGATTGCCCGCCACAAGCTGGGCGATTACTGGTTCACGATTCTCGGTTTGTTGTCCACCATGGTCGGTGTGGTCACCCTGCTCGCGCTGTTTATCGACCTGATCATCGACGGCATTCCCCGCCTGTCCTGGGATTTTTTCACCAGCTTCCCGTCGCGCAAGCCGGAACAAGCGGGGATTCTGTCCGCCTGGGTGGGGACTGCCCTGGTGATGCTGGTGACCATCGTGGCGGCGGTGCCGCTGGGCGTGGCCGCGGGAATCTATCTCGAAGAATACGCGCCGAAGAACTGGATGACGACGATTATCGAGATCAACGTCACCAATCTGGCCGGCGTTCCCTCCATCGTCTATGGTTTGCTGGCGCTCGGGCTCTTCGTCTACGCGCTGGGCTTCGGGCAAAGCGTGCTTTCAGCGGGCCTGACCTTGGCGCTGCTTATCCTGCCGGTGGTCATCGTGGCCACCCGCGAAGCCATCCGCTCCGTGCCGCGGGCCATACGGGAGGCTGCGTACGCCGTGGGTGCGACCAAGTGGCAGGTGGTCTCCGATCACGTGCTTCCGTACTCGTCGGCCGGCATTCTGACGGGCATCATCATCGGTCTCGCCCGCGCGATCGGCGAAACCGCGCCCGTCATCACCATCGGTGCGCTTACCTTCATTGCCTTTCTGCCCCCAGCGCCCTTCTCTGCCGAGCCGCCGTTTATCAACTTCGATTGGCTGTTTTCCCCCTTTACGGTGCTGCCGATCCAGATGTTCAATTGGGTGTCGCGTCCAGAGGAAGCTTTTCTGCAGAACGCGGCGGCTGCCGGCGTCGTGATCATTGTGATGACTTTGCTCATGAACGCCCTGGCGATTTATCTGCGATATCGGATCAGGCAGAAGATCAAGTGGTAAGCGCGAGGAATGTTCAGATGACGACCATGACCCCGCTCCCACCCGGGACGCCGATTAAGGCAGAGGCCCGCAACTTCAACTTTTATTACGGGGACTTCCACGCCCTGAAGAACATCAACCTGCCGATCGCGGAGCACCAGATCACGGCGCTGATCGGCCCTTCGGGTTGCGGCAAGTCCACCTTCCTGCGATCGTTCAACCGGATGCACGACCTCTACCCCGGTAACCGCTACGAAGGGGAAATTCACCTCAAACCGGACAACGTAAACATCCTGAGCCCCAAGGTGGATCCCATCGAGGTGCGGATGAGGATCAGCATGGTGTTCCAGAAGCCCAACCCATTCCCGAAGTCGATCTACGAAAACGTCGCCTACGGGCTGAGGGTGCGGGGGGTGCGGCAGAAAGCGGTGCTCGACGACAAGGTGGAAGAAGCGCTGCGCAGCGCTGCCCTGTGGGACGAAGTGAAGGACCGTCTGGATGACCTGGCCTTCAACCTCTCCGGCGGCCAGCAGCAGCGACTGTGCATCGCCCGGGCGTTGGCGACCGACCCGGAGCTGCTTTTATTCGACGAGCCCACCTCCGCCCTGGATCCCATCGCCACCGCCAGCATCGAAGAGCTGACGGCGGAGCTTAAGAAGAAAGTCACGATCCTGATCGTCACCCACAATATGCAGCAGGCAGCGCGGATCTCCGACTATACCGCTTACATGTACTTGGGCGAGCTGATCGAATTCGGCCCGACCGACGAGTTGTTCATCAAGCCAAAGAACAAGCAGACCGAAGACTACATCACGGGAAGGTTCGGCTAGCCTTCTTGACCGTGAGTGTAACCGAGGAGACTCACTGCGAAGCCCGCCGAGGCTGGGCCGGAGCTGCGGCGATCACCAGGCTTAGAGGGTGATTTTTCAGTTCCCGGCGCCGGCGGGGGCCGGGCTGCGTGCGCGAGCCCGCTACCCTGGGGTCCGGGGCGGAGAGCCTCCCCCTCTTTTCCTTTTGGCGTCTCGAAGATCGCGGTGCCCGATTGCGCTTCCCGCCCCCTTCCCGTCGGTTTTGGTTGACCCTATGTTATTGGCCAGGTAAGATTTATAGGTTTTGGGATGCGGAGCTCTTGATGCGCTATAAGCTCGTTGCAGGCAACTGGAAAATGCATGGGAGCCTGGCCGAGAACCAGGCGCTCCTGGAAGCCATCGTGCCTGCGACCCGGGATCTTGCCCGCGTCGATGTGGCCGTCTGCGTCCCCTTTCCTTACCTCCAGCAGGTGAGGGACCTGCTTGCTGGAACCCACGTGATGTGGGGGGCTCAGGACGCTAGCCGACATGCCAAGGGTGCGTTCACGGGCGAGGTTTCGGCGGACATGATCGCCGAGTTCGGCGCTCGCTATGTGATCGTCGGGCATTCGGAGCGCCGCACGTATCACCAGGAATCGGATGCCCTGGTAGGCGCCAAGTGCCAAGCCGTGTTGGGGGCCGGGTTGACCCCGATCGTTTGCGTCGGGGAGACGCTGGAAGAGCGGGAGCGCGGCGCGACGGAGGAGGTCGTCGCGCGGCAGCTTGAGGCGGTGGTCGATGCGGTCGGTGCTGCGGGGCTTAGCCGTTGCGTCTTGGCATACGAGCCCGTATGGGCGATCGGCACCGGAAAGACCGCCGCACCGGAGCAGGCGCAGGAGGTGCACGCCTTCCTGCGGCGTCGGGTGGCGGAGCGCGACAGCGCCGTGGCCGAGGGCTTGACGATTTTGTACGGCGGCAGCGTGAAGGGTGCGAGCGCACGGGCGCTGTTCTCCATGCCGGACATCGACGGCGGATTGATCGGCGGAGCATCCCTGGTGAGTGAGGAGTTCGTCGCGATCTGCAAGGCTGCGCAGGCGTAAAGAAGGCAAAACGTGAAAATCTTGATCCTGGTCATTCATGTGCTGGCGGCGGCAGGTATCATCGGCCTGGTTTTGCTTCAGCACGGCAAGGGCGCGGACGTCGGCGCGGCGTTTGGCAGCGGCGCTTCGGGCAGCCTGTTTGGTGCCACCGGCTCGGCAAACTTCCTGAGCCGCACCACGGCGGTGCTGGCGGTCGTGTTCTTTTTGAGCAGCATGGGCCTCGCGTATCTCAGCGGCCAGAGGACCGAGCAGAAAGGCGTGATGGCTAACCAGCCGGTCCCATCGAAGCCGGTGCAGCCGCCGTCCGAGGTGCCCGTGCCGAGTGGGGGCGCGCCCTCCAAGGCGGGAGAGATACCGAAGTAGGGCTTTTTTGTGGCAGGCCATGGTGCCGGCCGCCGGTGTCGCTAGCGTGTGCGGGCTGGTCCGGCACACGAACACCTGTTGCCGACGTGGTGAAATTGGTAGACACGCCGTCTTGAGGGGGCGGTGGCGAAAGCCGTGTGAGTTCGAGTCTCACCGTCGGCACCATAGGGTTTCCCTCCTGGCGCTTTTGCAGAGCGCTCCCATCCAGGCGCGGCCCTGACGTGAGGCATGGCGCGTCACGGTTTCGCCGCTGGGGGGGCGCGGGTACGTAGGCGCCGTGGGAAGCGCGAGGAGCGACTGAAATGCTCGAAAATTATTTCCCGATCCTGATGTTCATCCTGGTGGGACTCGCGGTGGGCGTTGCGCCCATCGCGCTGGGGTGGCTTGCCAGCACGGCGCTCGGCGTAAACCGCCCCGACAGCGAAAAGCTCTCTCCTTACGAGTGCGGGTTCGAGGCCTTCGAGGACGCCAGGATGAAGTTCGACGTCCGCTATTACCTCGTCGCGATTCTGTTCATCCTGTTCGACTTGGAGATCGCCTTCCTCTTTCCCTGGGCGGTGGTGCTGGAAGAGATCGGGCTGTTCGGCTTTTTCGCCATGCTGCTGTTCCTTGGGATCCTCGTGGTGGGATTCGTCTACGAATGGATGAAAGGGGCGCTGGAGTGGGAGTGAGGCGAGCCGGGCGAGCGCGGCTGACCGCTGATACCACCGGCGTGGTGAGTAAGGGAGGCGGTTCAGAGGCGGCGCCGCGAGCCACCGAACGCAAAATCTGGAGCTGAGGCCATGGGCGCAGATAGCGTATTGGAAAAAGGCTTTATTACGACGACGGCCGACAAGCTCATCAACTGGACCCGTACCGGGAGCCTGTGGCCCATGACTTTCGGGCTCGCCTGTTGCGCGGTCGAGATGATGCATGCCGGCGCGTCGCGTTACGACCTGGATCGCTTCGGCGTCGTGTTCCGGCCCAGCCCCCGGCAGTCGGACGTGATGATCGTGGCGGGCACGCTCTGTAACAAGATGGCGCCAGCGCTGCGCAAGGTCTATGACCAGATGGCGGAGCCGCGCTGGGTGATTTCCATGGGCTCATGCGCCAATGGGGGCGGCTATTACCACTACTCCTATTCGGTGGTGCGGGGCTGTGACCGCATTGTGCCGGTCGATATCTACGTTCCCGGCTGCCCGCCTACCGCAGAAGCGCTGCTGTACGGCATCATCCAGCTCCAGAACAAGATCAAGCGCACGAACACTATTGCCCGCTGAGCGCATGGCTTCCCGACTCGATACGCTTGCCCAGGCTTTGCAAGACACGCTCGGCGCGAGGCTTAAGTCGTTCAAGCGGGCGCTCGGGGAGCTGACCGTTACCCTGGATCCCGCCGACCTGCTGCCGTCCATGCGCCAGCTGCGGGATCATCCAGCTCTCAGGTTTGAGCAGCTGATCGACCTTTGTGGCGTCGACTACCTGACTTACAAGGACGGCGCGTGGGAGGGAAAGCGCTTCGCCGTCGTCTACCACCTTCTGTCCTTGACTCACAACTGGCGGCTTCGCGTGCGCACCTTCGCCGAGAATGACGATTTCCCGGTCGTAGACTCGGTCGTCGATGTGTGGCCGTCGGCCAACTGGTTTGAGCGCGAGGCGTTCGACCTGTTCGGAATCGTCTTTACGGGACATCCCGACCTGCGCCGCATCCTGACCGACTACGGCTTCATCGGCAACCCGTTCCGTAAAGACTTTCCGCTCTCCGGCCACGTGGAGATGCGCTACGACCCAGATCTCAAACGGGTGGTCTACCAACCGGTCACCATCGAGCCGCGGGAAAACGTGCCGCGCGTCATTCGCGAGGAAACCTACGCTGACATGGGGGGAGACCTGGACGCGCAACGGGCGTCGAACCGGTGACGGGGATGGCGACGATGGCCGAAATCAGAAACTACACACTCAATTTTGGCTCCGGCCGCCCAGCGAGGCCGGGCTTAACGTGCTGGCGCACGTCAGCCGACGCAGAAATTATGCTGCGCCCCCAGGATACCTCCATGGTCAGGACGATCACGACGGTGCTGCATGGCTGAGATTCGCAACTACACGCTGAATTTTAGCTCCGGCCACGCTGCGCGCTTAACCTTTGCTGCGCAAAGGTTAGCCTTTGCAGAAATTGAGCTGCGAATGCGGCACGCATCAGCCGTGCTTTCGGGAAAGATTGCTGAGCATGGCTGAAATCAGGAACTACACGCTGAATTTTGGTCCTCAGCACCCGGCCGCCCATGGGGTGCTGCGCCTCGTCCTCGAGCTGGACGGCGAGGTGATCCAGCGCGCGGATCCCCACATCGGGCTCCTGCACCGGGCAACGGAAAAGCTCGCCGAGCACAAGACCTACATCCAGTCGGTGCCGTATATGGACCGCCTGGACTACGTGTCCATGATGTGCAACGAGCATGCCTACGTGATGGCCATCGAGAAGCTGCTGGGCATCGAGGTGCCGATCCGCGCCCAGTACATCCGCGTCATGTTCGACGAAATCACGCGGATCCTTAATCACCTGCTGTGGCTCGGAGCCCACGGCTTGGACATCGGGGCGATGACCGTGTTCCTGTATACCTTCCGCGAGCGGGAGGATTTGCTGGACTGCTATGAGGCGGTGTCCGGCGCGCGGATGCATGCGGCCTATTACCGGCCTGGGGGGGTGTACCGGGATCTCCCCGACCGCATGCCGCAGTATCGGCCGTCCAAGGTCCGCAGCGAGGCAGAGGTGAAGCGGCTCAACGAGAACCGCCAGGGATCGCTGCTCGACTTCATCGAGGATTTCACCAACCGTTTTCCCAAGTGCGTGGACGAATACGAGACGCTGCTCACCGACAACCGGATATGGAAGCAGCGCACGGTG is drawn from Pelomicrobium methylotrophicum and contains these coding sequences:
- a CDS encoding NADH-quinone oxidoreductase subunit D translates to MAEIRNYTLNFGPQHPAAHGVLRLVLELDGEVIQRADPHIGLLHRATEKLAEHKTYIQSVPYMDRLDYVSMMCNEHAYVMAIEKLLGIEVPIRAQYIRVMFDEITRILNHLLWLGAHGLDIGAMTVFLYTFREREDLLDCYEAVSGARMHAAYYRPGGVYRDLPDRMPQYRPSKVRSEAEVKRLNENRQGSLLDFIEDFTNRFPKCVDEYETLLTDNRIWKQRTVGIGVVPPERALALGFTGPMLRGSGVAWDLRKKQPYEVYDRLDFDIPVGVNGDCYDRYLVRIEEMRQSNRIIKQCVDWLRKNPGPVMVDNYKVAPPSRVKMKENMEELIHHFKFFTEGIHVPEGEAYAAVEHPKGEFGIYLISDGANKPYRMKIRAAGFPHLAAMDEMAKGHMIADVVAIIGTMDIVFGEIDR